In Harpia harpyja isolate bHarHar1 chromosome 12, bHarHar1 primary haplotype, whole genome shotgun sequence, a single window of DNA contains:
- the GTF2IRD1 gene encoding general transcription factor II-I repeat domain-containing protein 1 isoform X5 produces MALAGKPLDVTLNTSRADQWNMVFPQKDEIVTSLVSALDSMCSALSKLNAEVACIAVHEESAFVVGTEKGRVFLSTRKELQADFQKFCRVQQRKEQDAEAQKKAKECGRSVLRVSPDQGSDVYLLRKMVEEVFDVLYSEAVGKSSVVPLPYERFLKEPGSLAVAGLPEGISFKKPMEYDVKSLMAILEHSHSIRFRLKRPADEPSREPNPSVELTCTSLASKGGRDSSANGPMAKPAGQDAPSAVAVTNFLYGVSLPTQIAVDLKQEVSSGLPGPNAAGEVLLPRPAGELKVPSSQEYSDCCGQKSSVSGGPLIQNVHSSKRILFSIVHDKTDKWDSFIKETEDINTLRECVQILFNSRYAEALGLDHMVPVPYRKIACDPEAVEIIGIPDKIPFKRPCTYGVPKLKRILEERHNIHFVIKRMFDERIFTGSKFTKDPTKLEPSSPPGEISPEPHRGAVLDLAGTSQANSRSEKCSASESCEPGTSGELGGIRQIKIEPDELDIIQITVPDRSPGSDEMHDPVPTHMASEETNYILETVAAGMEKGPSEESRHEEKQMEGSDGIGDVLSHLRKQVEILFNTRYAKAIGISEPVKVPYSKFLMYPEDLFVVGLPEGILLRRPNCFGIAKLKKILQASNNIQFVIKRPELLAEGIKEPVSDSPAAKAAGERDSSEVLLEDTVKRQGFQENYDARLSRIDVANTLREQVQDLFNKKYGEALGIKYPVQVPYKRIKSNPGSVIIEGLPPGIPFRKPCTFGSQNLERILAVADKIKFTVTRPFQGLIPKPEHNPPQDFDEMCLALETPSKKKKKRGKHLMGW; encoded by the exons ATGGCCCTGGCAGGGAAGCCTTTAGATGTGACTCTCAACACCTCCAGAGCTGACCAGTGGAATATGGTTTTTCCCCAGAAAGACGAAATCGTCACCAGCTTAGTGTCTGCCTTAGACTCCATG TGCTCGGCGCTCTCCAAGCTGAACGCAGAGGTGGCCTGCATCGCCGTCCACGAGGAGAGTGCCTTCGTGGTGGGCACCGAGAAGGGACGGGTCTTCCTCAGCACCCGCAAGGAGCTGCAAGCTGACTTCCAGAAGTTTTGCA GAGtccagcagaggaaggagcaggacGCGGAGGCGCAGAAGAAGGCCAAGGAGTGTGGGCGAAGCGTGCTCAGGGTCTCCCCGGACCAGGGATCAGACGTGTACCTCCTCAGGAAGATGGTAGAGGAAGTGTTTGATGTGCTTTATA gtgAAGCCGTGGGGAAGAGCAGCGTGGTCCCTTTGCCCTACGAGAGGTTCCTGAAAGAGCCAGGCTCGCTGGCGGTGGCTGGCTTGCCTGAGGGGATCAGCTTTAAGAAACCCATGGAGTATGACGTGAAATCCCTGATGGCCATCCTAGAGCACAGCCACAGCATCCGCTTCAGGCTAAAAAG gCCAGCGGACGAGCCCAGCCGAGAGCCGAACCCCAGCGTTGAGTTGACTTGTACCTCCCTCGCCTCCAAGGGCGGCCGAGACTCTAGTGCCAACGGCCCCATGGCCAAACCCGCCGGCCAGGACGCCCCCTCCGCCGTCGCCGTCACCAATTTCTTATACGGCGTCTCGCTGCCGACCCAGATCGCCGTCGACCTAAAGCAAGAGGTGTCCTCCGGCCTGCCCGGGCCGAACGCGGCCGGCGAGGTGCTGCTGCCCAGGCCCGCGGGAGAGCTGAAGGTGCCTTCCTCACAGGAGTACAGCGACTGCTGTG GACAGAAATCATCGGTCTCTGGAGGTCCCCTCATCCAGAACGTGCACTCGTCCAAGCGCATCCTCTTCTCCATTGTCCACGACAAGACAG ATAAGTGGGACAGTTTtataaaagaaactgaagataTCAACACCCTTAGGGAGTGCGTGCAAATTCTGTTTAACAGCAGATATG CTGAAGCCTTGGGGTTAGACCACATGGTCCCCGTCCCGTACCGGAAGATTGCCTGCGACCCCGAGGCGGTGGAAATCATTGGCATCCCAGACAAAATACCCTTCAAAAGACCTTGCACCTACGGCGTCCCCAAACTCAAGCGGATACTGGAGGAGAGGCACAACATCCATTTTGTCATCAAAAG GATGTTTGACGAGAGAATTTTTACAG GAAGCAAATTTACCAAAGATCCAACCAAGCTGGAgccctccagcccccctgggGAGATCTCCCCCGAGCCGCACCGCGGGGCCGTGCTGGACCTGGCAGGGACCTCTCAGGCCAACAGCAG gtCCGAGAAGTGTAGTGCTTCTGAAAGCTGTGAACCAG GTACCTCAGGAGAACTGGGTGGGATCAGGCAGATCAAAATCGAGCCGGATGAGCTGgacatcatccagatcactgtgCCAG ACCGATCGCCCGGTTCAGATGAGATGCACGACCCAGTGCCCACACACATGGCCTCGGAGGAGACGAACTACATCCTAGAAACGGTAGCAG cagggatggagaaggggCCCAGCGAGGAGTCACGacatgaagaaaagcagatggaggGATCAG atggtATAGGGGATGTTTTAAGTCATTTGAGGAAACAAGTTGAAATTTTGTTCAACACGAGATACG CGAAAGCCATAGGAATATCAGAGCCAGTTAAAGTTCCCTACTCCAAGTTCCTGATGTACCCTGAGGATCTGTTCGTTGTGGGCTTGCCAGAGGGCATCCTCCTGCGGCGCCCCAACTGCTTTGGGATTGCAAAGCTGAAGAAGATCCTGCAAGCGAGCAACAACATCCAGTTTGTCATTAAAAG ACCGGAGCTGCTGGCGGAGGGCATAAAGGAGCCAGTGTCGGACAGCCCGGCAGCCAAAG CTGCCGGCGAGAGGGACTCGAGTGAGGTGCTGCTGGAGGACACTGTGAAGAGACAGGGCTTTCAAG aaaattatgATGCCAGGCTTTCCAGAATAGACGTTGCTAACACACTGCGGGAACAAGTCCAGGACCTGTTCAATAAGAAATACG GTGAGGCCTTGGGGATTAAATACCCCGTGCAAGTGCCATACAAGCGGATCAAGAGCAATCCAGGGTCAGTGATTATAGAGGGGCTGCCCCCCGGGATCCCCTTCAGGAAGCCATGCACCTTCGGCTCGCAGAACCTGGAGAGGATATTGGCTGTTGCTGATAAAATCAAGTTCACCGTGACGAG GCCTTTTCAAGGACTCATCCCCAAACCCG agCACAATCCTCCTCAAGACTTTGATGAGATGTGCCTCGCGTTGGAAACtcctagcaagaaaaaaaaaaaaagaggaaagcactTGATGGGGTGGTGA
- the GTF2IRD1 gene encoding general transcription factor II-I repeat domain-containing protein 1 isoform X6, whose translation MALAGKPLDVTLNTSRADQWNMVFPQKDEIVTSLVSALDSMCSALSKLNAEVACIAVHEESAFVVGTEKGRVFLSTRKELQADFQKFCRVQQRKEQDAEAQKKAKECGRSVLRVSPDQGSDVYLLRKMVEEVFDVLYSEAVGKSSVVPLPYERFLKEPGSLAVAGLPEGISFKKPMEYDVKSLMAILEHSHSIRFRLKRPADEPSREPNPSVELTCTSLASKGGRDSSANGPMAKPAGQDAPSAVAVTNFLYGVSLPTQIAVDLKQEVSSGLPGPNAAGEVLLPRPAGELKVPSSQEYSDCCGQKSSVSGGPLIQNVHSSKRILFSIVHDKTDKWDSFIKETEDINTLRECVQILFNSRYAEALGLDHMVPVPYRKIACDPEAVEIIGIPDKIPFKRPCTYGVPKLKRILEERHNIHFVIKRMFDERIFTGSKFTKDPTKLEPSSPPGEISPEPHRGAVLDLAGTSQANSRSEKCSASESCEPGTSGELGGIRQIKIEPDELDIIQITVPDRSPGSDEMHDPVPTHMASEETNYILETVAAGMEKGPSEESRHEEKQMEGSDGIGDVLSHLRKQVEILFNTRYAKAIGISEPVKVPYSKFLMYPEDLFVVGLPEGILLRRPNCFGIAKLKKILQASNNIQFVIKRPELLAEGIKEPVSDSPAAKAAGERDSSEVLLEDTVKRQGFQENYDARLSRIDVANTLREQVQDLFNKKYGEALGIKYPVQVPYKRIKSNPGSVIIEGLPPGIPFRKPCTFGSQNLERILAVADKIKFTVTRPFQGLIPKPEEH comes from the exons ATGGCCCTGGCAGGGAAGCCTTTAGATGTGACTCTCAACACCTCCAGAGCTGACCAGTGGAATATGGTTTTTCCCCAGAAAGACGAAATCGTCACCAGCTTAGTGTCTGCCTTAGACTCCATG TGCTCGGCGCTCTCCAAGCTGAACGCAGAGGTGGCCTGCATCGCCGTCCACGAGGAGAGTGCCTTCGTGGTGGGCACCGAGAAGGGACGGGTCTTCCTCAGCACCCGCAAGGAGCTGCAAGCTGACTTCCAGAAGTTTTGCA GAGtccagcagaggaaggagcaggacGCGGAGGCGCAGAAGAAGGCCAAGGAGTGTGGGCGAAGCGTGCTCAGGGTCTCCCCGGACCAGGGATCAGACGTGTACCTCCTCAGGAAGATGGTAGAGGAAGTGTTTGATGTGCTTTATA gtgAAGCCGTGGGGAAGAGCAGCGTGGTCCCTTTGCCCTACGAGAGGTTCCTGAAAGAGCCAGGCTCGCTGGCGGTGGCTGGCTTGCCTGAGGGGATCAGCTTTAAGAAACCCATGGAGTATGACGTGAAATCCCTGATGGCCATCCTAGAGCACAGCCACAGCATCCGCTTCAGGCTAAAAAG gCCAGCGGACGAGCCCAGCCGAGAGCCGAACCCCAGCGTTGAGTTGACTTGTACCTCCCTCGCCTCCAAGGGCGGCCGAGACTCTAGTGCCAACGGCCCCATGGCCAAACCCGCCGGCCAGGACGCCCCCTCCGCCGTCGCCGTCACCAATTTCTTATACGGCGTCTCGCTGCCGACCCAGATCGCCGTCGACCTAAAGCAAGAGGTGTCCTCCGGCCTGCCCGGGCCGAACGCGGCCGGCGAGGTGCTGCTGCCCAGGCCCGCGGGAGAGCTGAAGGTGCCTTCCTCACAGGAGTACAGCGACTGCTGTG GACAGAAATCATCGGTCTCTGGAGGTCCCCTCATCCAGAACGTGCACTCGTCCAAGCGCATCCTCTTCTCCATTGTCCACGACAAGACAG ATAAGTGGGACAGTTTtataaaagaaactgaagataTCAACACCCTTAGGGAGTGCGTGCAAATTCTGTTTAACAGCAGATATG CTGAAGCCTTGGGGTTAGACCACATGGTCCCCGTCCCGTACCGGAAGATTGCCTGCGACCCCGAGGCGGTGGAAATCATTGGCATCCCAGACAAAATACCCTTCAAAAGACCTTGCACCTACGGCGTCCCCAAACTCAAGCGGATACTGGAGGAGAGGCACAACATCCATTTTGTCATCAAAAG GATGTTTGACGAGAGAATTTTTACAG GAAGCAAATTTACCAAAGATCCAACCAAGCTGGAgccctccagcccccctgggGAGATCTCCCCCGAGCCGCACCGCGGGGCCGTGCTGGACCTGGCAGGGACCTCTCAGGCCAACAGCAG gtCCGAGAAGTGTAGTGCTTCTGAAAGCTGTGAACCAG GTACCTCAGGAGAACTGGGTGGGATCAGGCAGATCAAAATCGAGCCGGATGAGCTGgacatcatccagatcactgtgCCAG ACCGATCGCCCGGTTCAGATGAGATGCACGACCCAGTGCCCACACACATGGCCTCGGAGGAGACGAACTACATCCTAGAAACGGTAGCAG cagggatggagaaggggCCCAGCGAGGAGTCACGacatgaagaaaagcagatggaggGATCAG atggtATAGGGGATGTTTTAAGTCATTTGAGGAAACAAGTTGAAATTTTGTTCAACACGAGATACG CGAAAGCCATAGGAATATCAGAGCCAGTTAAAGTTCCCTACTCCAAGTTCCTGATGTACCCTGAGGATCTGTTCGTTGTGGGCTTGCCAGAGGGCATCCTCCTGCGGCGCCCCAACTGCTTTGGGATTGCAAAGCTGAAGAAGATCCTGCAAGCGAGCAACAACATCCAGTTTGTCATTAAAAG ACCGGAGCTGCTGGCGGAGGGCATAAAGGAGCCAGTGTCGGACAGCCCGGCAGCCAAAG CTGCCGGCGAGAGGGACTCGAGTGAGGTGCTGCTGGAGGACACTGTGAAGAGACAGGGCTTTCAAG aaaattatgATGCCAGGCTTTCCAGAATAGACGTTGCTAACACACTGCGGGAACAAGTCCAGGACCTGTTCAATAAGAAATACG GTGAGGCCTTGGGGATTAAATACCCCGTGCAAGTGCCATACAAGCGGATCAAGAGCAATCCAGGGTCAGTGATTATAGAGGGGCTGCCCCCCGGGATCCCCTTCAGGAAGCCATGCACCTTCGGCTCGCAGAACCTGGAGAGGATATTGGCTGTTGCTGATAAAATCAAGTTCACCGTGACGAG GCCTTTTCAAGGACTCATCCCCAAACCCG AGGAGCATTAA